A genome region from Gossypium hirsutum isolate 1008001.06 chromosome A04, Gossypium_hirsutum_v2.1, whole genome shotgun sequence includes the following:
- the LOC121228312 gene encoding neurofilament medium polypeptide isoform X13, with amino-acid sequence MPNSGFRGILFNRKIDTPERRKTPQKEISHEEEKDMEIEDESRDEKDIDVCSEDGPEEPSEEIIVHFEDQHQHKGEDAASSKDILGDKKGMAITGPEEKCNEESKSMTTGLEKKRDEEQKGTGSEEKRNEESKNTTTSLEGKRNEERKSTATGSEEKRNQELKSTTTSLEEKRNEESKRTRPEESKSKRSPFKEKHEDPMKDSKKKLHEESKETTTGLEEKRNDEQKGSEEKRNEEQKVTATDSKKKLNEESKETTTGLEEKRNEEQKGPEEKPKEESKGTTSGSKEKRNDEPKDATASSEDKRNKKLKGRTTLWDKFKDAMEEYIQVNPMSVIRH; translated from the exons ATGCCTAACAGTGGGTTCCGTGGAATTTTGTTTAACAG AAAGATTGACACTCCGGAACGAC gGAAGACACCACAGAAGGAAATTTCTCATGAAGAGGAGAAAG acatgGAAATAGAGGACGAATCTCGCGATGAGAAAG atatcGACGTGTGTTCTGAAGATGGACCTGAAGAGCCATCGGAAG AAATAATTGTGCATTTTGAAGACCAACACCAACATAAAGGGGAAG atgCAGCATCTTCAAAGGATATACTTGGCGATAAGAaag gtaTGGCAATAACAGGTCCAGAGGAAAAATGTAATGAAGAATCGAAAA GTATGACTACAGGTTTGGAGAAAAAACGTGATGAAGAACAGAAAG gCACAGGTTCGGAAGAAAAACGAAATGAGGAATCGAAAA ataCGACTACAAGTTTGGAAGGAAAACGCAATGAAGAACGGAAAA GTACGGCCACAGGTTCGGAAGAAAAACGTAATCAAGAACTGAAAA gtacgACTACAAGTTTGGAAGAAAAACGTAATGAAGAATCAAAAA GAACACGTCCGGAAGAATCGAAAA gtAAGAGATCACCTTTCAAGGAGAAACATGAAGATCCAATGAAAG ATTCAAAGAAAAAACTTCATGAAGAATCGAAAG AAACGACTACAGGTTTAGAAGAAAAACGTAATGACGAACAAAAAG GTTCGGAAGAAAAACGTAATGAAGAACAGAAAG ttacaGCAACAGATTCAAAGAAAAAACTTAATGAAGAATCGAAAG AAACGACTACAGGTTTAGAAGAAAAACGTAATGAGGAACAAAAAG GTCCGGAGGAAAAACCTAAAGAAGAATCGAAAG gtACGACTTCAGGTTCGAAGGAAAAACGTAATGATGAACCGAAAG ATGCAACGGCAAGTTCAGAAGACAAACGGAATAAAAAACTGAAAG gtaGGACAACACTTTGGGACAAATTTAAAGATGCAATGGAAG aatATATTCAGGTAAATCCGATGTCGGTAATAAGACATTAA
- the LOC121228312 gene encoding nuclear autoantigenic sperm protein isoform X3 — MPNSGFRGILFNRKIDTPERRKTPQKEISHEEEKDMEIEDESRDEKDIDVCSEDGPEEPSEEIIVHFEDQHQHKGEDAASSKDILGDKKGMAITGPEEKCNEESKSMTTGLEKKRDEEQKGTGSEEKRNEESKNTTTSLEGKRNEERKSTATGSEEKRNQELKSTTTSLEEKRNEESKRTRPEESKSKRSPFKEKHEDPMKDSKKKLHEESKGLEEKRNDEQKGSEEKRNEEQKVTATDSKKKLNEESKETTTGLEEKRNEEQKGPEEKPKEESKGTTSGSKEKRNDEPKDATASSEDKRNKKLKGRTTLWDKFKDAMEGKSDVGNKTLTRWRELPPRHYIVKIKSFWSLIKSLEKNKLKNYKSDEFEASGFTWHLLLYLSVEKESPHVSLGLEFVSSKKLDEEIKAVVIFFLHDQLNNRYLSIQDTDVKRFNGKNKELKLSQIVPPGCFENPLNGYLVKDECAFGVEVFVLKDESKTRASFRTLMKESKKVYTWNVNRLFLLETTRGVYSKPFTFRSNLEEVYKWRLHLYKGIDEMNNRYMSISLCLLQKGNQTEFPLGWKMHLEFKLSLTNRDVKKLSRSGKALFSVEDKAWGFPKFIELEGLRGCDDMKIEVEFIKMSMEIIDQKAKAMAKAKEESSP; from the exons ATGCCTAACAGTGGGTTCCGTGGAATTTTGTTTAACAG AAAGATTGACACTCCGGAACGAC gGAAGACACCACAGAAGGAAATTTCTCATGAAGAGGAGAAAG acatgGAAATAGAGGACGAATCTCGCGATGAGAAAG atatcGACGTGTGTTCTGAAGATGGACCTGAAGAGCCATCGGAAG AAATAATTGTGCATTTTGAAGACCAACACCAACATAAAGGGGAAG atgCAGCATCTTCAAAGGATATACTTGGCGATAAGAaag gtaTGGCAATAACAGGTCCAGAGGAAAAATGTAATGAAGAATCGAAAA GTATGACTACAGGTTTGGAGAAAAAACGTGATGAAGAACAGAAAG gCACAGGTTCGGAAGAAAAACGAAATGAGGAATCGAAAA ataCGACTACAAGTTTGGAAGGAAAACGCAATGAAGAACGGAAAA GTACGGCCACAGGTTCGGAAGAAAAACGTAATCAAGAACTGAAAA gtacgACTACAAGTTTGGAAGAAAAACGTAATGAAGAATCAAAAA GAACACGTCCGGAAGAATCGAAAA gtAAGAGATCACCTTTCAAGGAGAAACATGAAGATCCAATGAAAG ATTCAAAGAAAAAACTTCATGAAGAATCGAAAG GTTTAGAAGAAAAACGTAATGACGAACAAAAAG GTTCGGAAGAAAAACGTAATGAAGAACAGAAAG ttacaGCAACAGATTCAAAGAAAAAACTTAATGAAGAATCGAAAG AAACGACTACAGGTTTAGAAGAAAAACGTAATGAGGAACAAAAAG GTCCGGAGGAAAAACCTAAAGAAGAATCGAAAG gtACGACTTCAGGTTCGAAGGAAAAACGTAATGATGAACCGAAAG ATGCAACGGCAAGTTCAGAAGACAAACGGAATAAAAAACTGAAAG gtaGGACAACACTTTGGGACAAATTTAAAGATGCAATGGAAG GTAAATCCGATGTCGGTAATAAGACATTAACGAGATGGCGAGAATTGCCGCCGAGACACTACATAGTAAAAATCAAGTCATTCTGGTCACTTATCAAAAGCCTTGAAAAAAATAAACTCAAGAATTATAAATCAGATGAGTTTGAAGCCAGTGGCTTTACGTG GCATTTACTACTATACCTCAGTGTCGAGAAGGAAAGTCCACATGTCTCTCTCGGCTTGGAATTTGTGAGCTCTAAAAAATTGGACGAGGAGATTAAAGCTGTTGTGATCTTTTTCCTACATGATCAACTTAACAACAGATATTTGAGCATTCAAG ATACCGACGTGAAGCGATTTAATGGGAAGAACAAGGAATTGAAACTTTCTCAAATAGTTCCTCCGGGATGCTTCGAAAACCCTTTGAACGGATATCTAGTGAAAGATGAATGTGCGTTTGGAGTGGAGGTTTTTGTTTTGAAAGACGAAAGCAAAACTAGGGCTTCTTTCCGAACCCTGATGAAAGAAAGCAAGAAAGTCTACACATGGAATGTGAACAGACTTTTTCTTTTGGAGACAACAAGAGGCGTATATTCAAAACCATTCACTTTTCGATCTAATTTGGAAGAAGTCTACAAATG gaGATTACATCTATACAAAGGAATTGATGAAATGAACAACAGATACATGTCCATTTCCCTATGCCTGCTACAAAAGGGAAACCAAACCGAATTTCCTTTGGGATGGAAAATGCACCTTGAATTCAAGCTTTCTCTAACCAATCGTGATGTCAAAAAATTATCACGATCAG
- the LOC121228312 gene encoding uncharacterized protein isoform X10, whose translation MPNSGFRGILFNRKIDTPERRKTPQKEISHEEEKDMEIEDESRDEKDIDVCSEDGPEEPSEEIIVHFEDQHQHKGEDAASSKDILGDKKGMAITGPEEKCNEESKSMTTGLEKKRDEEQKGTGSEEKRNEESKNTTTSLEGKRNEERKSTATGSEEKRNQELKSTTTSLEEKRNEESKRTRPEESKSKRSPFKEKHEDPMKDSKKKLHEESKETTTGLEEKRNDEQKGSEEKRNEEQKVTATDSKKKLNEESKETTTGLEEKRNEEQKGPEEKPKEESKDATASSEDKRNKKLKGKSDVGNKTLTRWRELPPRHYIVKIKSFWSLIKSLEKNKLKNYKSDEFEASGFTWHLLLYLSVEKESPHVSLGLEFVSSKKLDEEIKAVVIFFLHDQLNNRYLSIQDTDVKRFNGKNKELKLSQIVPPGCFENPLNGYLVKDECAFGVEVFVLKDESKTRASFRTLMKESKKVYTWNVNRLFLLETTRGVYSKPFTFRSNLEEVYKWRLHLYKGIDEMNNRYMSISLCLLQKGNQTEFPLGWKMHLEFKLSLTNRDVKKLSRSGKALFSVEDKAWGFPKFIELEGLRGCDDMKIEVEFIKMSMEIIDQKAKAMAKAKEESSP comes from the exons ATGCCTAACAGTGGGTTCCGTGGAATTTTGTTTAACAG AAAGATTGACACTCCGGAACGAC gGAAGACACCACAGAAGGAAATTTCTCATGAAGAGGAGAAAG acatgGAAATAGAGGACGAATCTCGCGATGAGAAAG atatcGACGTGTGTTCTGAAGATGGACCTGAAGAGCCATCGGAAG AAATAATTGTGCATTTTGAAGACCAACACCAACATAAAGGGGAAG atgCAGCATCTTCAAAGGATATACTTGGCGATAAGAaag gtaTGGCAATAACAGGTCCAGAGGAAAAATGTAATGAAGAATCGAAAA GTATGACTACAGGTTTGGAGAAAAAACGTGATGAAGAACAGAAAG gCACAGGTTCGGAAGAAAAACGAAATGAGGAATCGAAAA ataCGACTACAAGTTTGGAAGGAAAACGCAATGAAGAACGGAAAA GTACGGCCACAGGTTCGGAAGAAAAACGTAATCAAGAACTGAAAA gtacgACTACAAGTTTGGAAGAAAAACGTAATGAAGAATCAAAAA GAACACGTCCGGAAGAATCGAAAA gtAAGAGATCACCTTTCAAGGAGAAACATGAAGATCCAATGAAAG ATTCAAAGAAAAAACTTCATGAAGAATCGAAAG AAACGACTACAGGTTTAGAAGAAAAACGTAATGACGAACAAAAAG GTTCGGAAGAAAAACGTAATGAAGAACAGAAAG ttacaGCAACAGATTCAAAGAAAAAACTTAATGAAGAATCGAAAG AAACGACTACAGGTTTAGAAGAAAAACGTAATGAGGAACAAAAAG GTCCGGAGGAAAAACCTAAAGAAGAATCGAAAG ATGCAACGGCAAGTTCAGAAGACAAACGGAATAAAAAACTGAAAG GTAAATCCGATGTCGGTAATAAGACATTAACGAGATGGCGAGAATTGCCGCCGAGACACTACATAGTAAAAATCAAGTCATTCTGGTCACTTATCAAAAGCCTTGAAAAAAATAAACTCAAGAATTATAAATCAGATGAGTTTGAAGCCAGTGGCTTTACGTG GCATTTACTACTATACCTCAGTGTCGAGAAGGAAAGTCCACATGTCTCTCTCGGCTTGGAATTTGTGAGCTCTAAAAAATTGGACGAGGAGATTAAAGCTGTTGTGATCTTTTTCCTACATGATCAACTTAACAACAGATATTTGAGCATTCAAG ATACCGACGTGAAGCGATTTAATGGGAAGAACAAGGAATTGAAACTTTCTCAAATAGTTCCTCCGGGATGCTTCGAAAACCCTTTGAACGGATATCTAGTGAAAGATGAATGTGCGTTTGGAGTGGAGGTTTTTGTTTTGAAAGACGAAAGCAAAACTAGGGCTTCTTTCCGAACCCTGATGAAAGAAAGCAAGAAAGTCTACACATGGAATGTGAACAGACTTTTTCTTTTGGAGACAACAAGAGGCGTATATTCAAAACCATTCACTTTTCGATCTAATTTGGAAGAAGTCTACAAATG gaGATTACATCTATACAAAGGAATTGATGAAATGAACAACAGATACATGTCCATTTCCCTATGCCTGCTACAAAAGGGAAACCAAACCGAATTTCCTTTGGGATGGAAAATGCACCTTGAATTCAAGCTTTCTCTAACCAATCGTGATGTCAAAAAATTATCACGATCAG
- the LOC121228312 gene encoding protein FAM184A isoform X6: MPNSGFRGILFNRKIDTPERRKTPQKEISHEEEKDMEIEDESRDEKDIDVCSEDGPEEPSEEIIVHFEDQHQHKGEDAASSKDILGDKKGMAITGPEEKCNEESKSMTTGLEKKRDEEQKDTTTSLEGKRNEERKSTATGSEEKRNQELKSTTTSLEEKRNEESKRTRPEESKSKRSPFKEKHEDPMKDSKKKLHEESKETTTGLEEKRNDEQKGSEEKRNEEQKVTATDSKKKLNEESKETTTGLEEKRNEEQKGPEEKPKEESKGTTSGSKEKRNDEPKDATASSEDKRNKKLKGRTTLWDKFKDAMEGKSDVGNKTLTRWRELPPRHYIVKIKSFWSLIKSLEKNKLKNYKSDEFEASGFTWHLLLYLSVEKESPHVSLGLEFVSSKKLDEEIKAVVIFFLHDQLNNRYLSIQDTDVKRFNGKNKELKLSQIVPPGCFENPLNGYLVKDECAFGVEVFVLKDESKTRASFRTLMKESKKVYTWNVNRLFLLETTRGVYSKPFTFRSNLEEVYKWRLHLYKGIDEMNNRYMSISLCLLQKGNQTEFPLGWKMHLEFKLSLTNRDVKKLSRSGKALFSVEDKAWGFPKFIELEGLRGCDDMKIEVEFIKMSMEIIDQKAKAMAKAKEESSP; the protein is encoded by the exons ATGCCTAACAGTGGGTTCCGTGGAATTTTGTTTAACAG AAAGATTGACACTCCGGAACGAC gGAAGACACCACAGAAGGAAATTTCTCATGAAGAGGAGAAAG acatgGAAATAGAGGACGAATCTCGCGATGAGAAAG atatcGACGTGTGTTCTGAAGATGGACCTGAAGAGCCATCGGAAG AAATAATTGTGCATTTTGAAGACCAACACCAACATAAAGGGGAAG atgCAGCATCTTCAAAGGATATACTTGGCGATAAGAaag gtaTGGCAATAACAGGTCCAGAGGAAAAATGTAATGAAGAATCGAAAA GTATGACTACAGGTTTGGAGAAAAAACGTGATGAAGAACAGAAAG ataCGACTACAAGTTTGGAAGGAAAACGCAATGAAGAACGGAAAA GTACGGCCACAGGTTCGGAAGAAAAACGTAATCAAGAACTGAAAA gtacgACTACAAGTTTGGAAGAAAAACGTAATGAAGAATCAAAAA GAACACGTCCGGAAGAATCGAAAA gtAAGAGATCACCTTTCAAGGAGAAACATGAAGATCCAATGAAAG ATTCAAAGAAAAAACTTCATGAAGAATCGAAAG AAACGACTACAGGTTTAGAAGAAAAACGTAATGACGAACAAAAAG GTTCGGAAGAAAAACGTAATGAAGAACAGAAAG ttacaGCAACAGATTCAAAGAAAAAACTTAATGAAGAATCGAAAG AAACGACTACAGGTTTAGAAGAAAAACGTAATGAGGAACAAAAAG GTCCGGAGGAAAAACCTAAAGAAGAATCGAAAG gtACGACTTCAGGTTCGAAGGAAAAACGTAATGATGAACCGAAAG ATGCAACGGCAAGTTCAGAAGACAAACGGAATAAAAAACTGAAAG gtaGGACAACACTTTGGGACAAATTTAAAGATGCAATGGAAG GTAAATCCGATGTCGGTAATAAGACATTAACGAGATGGCGAGAATTGCCGCCGAGACACTACATAGTAAAAATCAAGTCATTCTGGTCACTTATCAAAAGCCTTGAAAAAAATAAACTCAAGAATTATAAATCAGATGAGTTTGAAGCCAGTGGCTTTACGTG GCATTTACTACTATACCTCAGTGTCGAGAAGGAAAGTCCACATGTCTCTCTCGGCTTGGAATTTGTGAGCTCTAAAAAATTGGACGAGGAGATTAAAGCTGTTGTGATCTTTTTCCTACATGATCAACTTAACAACAGATATTTGAGCATTCAAG ATACCGACGTGAAGCGATTTAATGGGAAGAACAAGGAATTGAAACTTTCTCAAATAGTTCCTCCGGGATGCTTCGAAAACCCTTTGAACGGATATCTAGTGAAAGATGAATGTGCGTTTGGAGTGGAGGTTTTTGTTTTGAAAGACGAAAGCAAAACTAGGGCTTCTTTCCGAACCCTGATGAAAGAAAGCAAGAAAGTCTACACATGGAATGTGAACAGACTTTTTCTTTTGGAGACAACAAGAGGCGTATATTCAAAACCATTCACTTTTCGATCTAATTTGGAAGAAGTCTACAAATG gaGATTACATCTATACAAAGGAATTGATGAAATGAACAACAGATACATGTCCATTTCCCTATGCCTGCTACAAAAGGGAAACCAAACCGAATTTCCTTTGGGATGGAAAATGCACCTTGAATTCAAGCTTTCTCTAACCAATCGTGATGTCAAAAAATTATCACGATCAG
- the LOC121228312 gene encoding uncharacterized protein isoform X8 codes for MPNSGFRGILFNRKIDTPERRKTPQKEISHEEEKDMEIEDESRDEKDIDVCSEDGPEEPSEEIIVHFEDQHQHKGEDAASSKDILGDKKGMAITGPEEKCNEESKSMTTGLEKKRDEEQKGTGSEEKRNEESKNTTTSLEGKRNEERKSTATGSEEKRNQELKSTTTSLEEKRNEESKRTRPEESKSKRSPFKEKHEDPMKDSKKKLHEESKETTTGLEEKRNDEQKGSEEKRNEEQKVTATDSKKKLNEESKETTTGLEEKRNEEQKGPEEKPKEESKDATASSEDKRNKKLKGRTTLWDKFKDAMEGKSDVGNKTLTRWRELPPRHYIVKIKSFWSLIKSLEKNKLKNYKSDEFEASGFTWHLLLYLSVEKESPHVSLGLEFVSSKKLDEEIKAVVIFFLHDQLNNRYLSIQDTDVKRFNGKNKELKLSQIVPPGCFENPLNGYLVKDECAFGVEVFVLKDESKTRASFRTLMKESKKVYTWNVNRLFLLETTRGVYSKPFTFRSNLEEVYKWRLHLYKGIDEMNNRYMSISLCLLQKGNQTEFPLGWKMHLEFKLSLTNRDVKKLSRSGKALFSVEDKAWGFPKFIELEGLRGCDDMKIEVEFIKMSMEIIDQKAKAMAKAKEESSP; via the exons ATGCCTAACAGTGGGTTCCGTGGAATTTTGTTTAACAG AAAGATTGACACTCCGGAACGAC gGAAGACACCACAGAAGGAAATTTCTCATGAAGAGGAGAAAG acatgGAAATAGAGGACGAATCTCGCGATGAGAAAG atatcGACGTGTGTTCTGAAGATGGACCTGAAGAGCCATCGGAAG AAATAATTGTGCATTTTGAAGACCAACACCAACATAAAGGGGAAG atgCAGCATCTTCAAAGGATATACTTGGCGATAAGAaag gtaTGGCAATAACAGGTCCAGAGGAAAAATGTAATGAAGAATCGAAAA GTATGACTACAGGTTTGGAGAAAAAACGTGATGAAGAACAGAAAG gCACAGGTTCGGAAGAAAAACGAAATGAGGAATCGAAAA ataCGACTACAAGTTTGGAAGGAAAACGCAATGAAGAACGGAAAA GTACGGCCACAGGTTCGGAAGAAAAACGTAATCAAGAACTGAAAA gtacgACTACAAGTTTGGAAGAAAAACGTAATGAAGAATCAAAAA GAACACGTCCGGAAGAATCGAAAA gtAAGAGATCACCTTTCAAGGAGAAACATGAAGATCCAATGAAAG ATTCAAAGAAAAAACTTCATGAAGAATCGAAAG AAACGACTACAGGTTTAGAAGAAAAACGTAATGACGAACAAAAAG GTTCGGAAGAAAAACGTAATGAAGAACAGAAAG ttacaGCAACAGATTCAAAGAAAAAACTTAATGAAGAATCGAAAG AAACGACTACAGGTTTAGAAGAAAAACGTAATGAGGAACAAAAAG GTCCGGAGGAAAAACCTAAAGAAGAATCGAAAG ATGCAACGGCAAGTTCAGAAGACAAACGGAATAAAAAACTGAAAG gtaGGACAACACTTTGGGACAAATTTAAAGATGCAATGGAAG GTAAATCCGATGTCGGTAATAAGACATTAACGAGATGGCGAGAATTGCCGCCGAGACACTACATAGTAAAAATCAAGTCATTCTGGTCACTTATCAAAAGCCTTGAAAAAAATAAACTCAAGAATTATAAATCAGATGAGTTTGAAGCCAGTGGCTTTACGTG GCATTTACTACTATACCTCAGTGTCGAGAAGGAAAGTCCACATGTCTCTCTCGGCTTGGAATTTGTGAGCTCTAAAAAATTGGACGAGGAGATTAAAGCTGTTGTGATCTTTTTCCTACATGATCAACTTAACAACAGATATTTGAGCATTCAAG ATACCGACGTGAAGCGATTTAATGGGAAGAACAAGGAATTGAAACTTTCTCAAATAGTTCCTCCGGGATGCTTCGAAAACCCTTTGAACGGATATCTAGTGAAAGATGAATGTGCGTTTGGAGTGGAGGTTTTTGTTTTGAAAGACGAAAGCAAAACTAGGGCTTCTTTCCGAACCCTGATGAAAGAAAGCAAGAAAGTCTACACATGGAATGTGAACAGACTTTTTCTTTTGGAGACAACAAGAGGCGTATATTCAAAACCATTCACTTTTCGATCTAATTTGGAAGAAGTCTACAAATG gaGATTACATCTATACAAAGGAATTGATGAAATGAACAACAGATACATGTCCATTTCCCTATGCCTGCTACAAAAGGGAAACCAAACCGAATTTCCTTTGGGATGGAAAATGCACCTTGAATTCAAGCTTTCTCTAACCAATCGTGATGTCAAAAAATTATCACGATCAG
- the LOC121228312 gene encoding uncharacterized protein isoform X11, with translation MPNSGFRGILFNRKIDTPERRKTPQKEISHEEEKDMEIEDESRDEKDIDVCSEDGPEEPSEEIIVHFEDQHQHKGEDAASSKDILGDKKGMAITGPEEKCNEESKSMTTGLEKKRDEEQKGTGSEEKRNEESKNTTTSLEGKRNEERKSTATGSEEKRNQELKSTTTSLEEKRNEESKRTRPEESKSKRSPFKEKHEDPMKDSKKKLHEESKETTTGLEEKRNEEQKGPEEKPKEESKGTTSGSKEKRNDEPKDATASSEDKRNKKLKGRTTLWDKFKDAMEGKSDVGNKTLTRWRELPPRHYIVKIKSFWSLIKSLEKNKLKNYKSDEFEASGFTWHLLLYLSVEKESPHVSLGLEFVSSKKLDEEIKAVVIFFLHDQLNNRYLSIQDTDVKRFNGKNKELKLSQIVPPGCFENPLNGYLVKDECAFGVEVFVLKDESKTRASFRTLMKESKKVYTWNVNRLFLLETTRGVYSKPFTFRSNLEEVYKWRLHLYKGIDEMNNRYMSISLCLLQKGNQTEFPLGWKMHLEFKLSLTNRDVKKLSRSGKALFSVEDKAWGFPKFIELEGLRGCDDMKIEVEFIKMSMEIIDQKAKAMAKAKEESSP, from the exons ATGCCTAACAGTGGGTTCCGTGGAATTTTGTTTAACAG AAAGATTGACACTCCGGAACGAC gGAAGACACCACAGAAGGAAATTTCTCATGAAGAGGAGAAAG acatgGAAATAGAGGACGAATCTCGCGATGAGAAAG atatcGACGTGTGTTCTGAAGATGGACCTGAAGAGCCATCGGAAG AAATAATTGTGCATTTTGAAGACCAACACCAACATAAAGGGGAAG atgCAGCATCTTCAAAGGATATACTTGGCGATAAGAaag gtaTGGCAATAACAGGTCCAGAGGAAAAATGTAATGAAGAATCGAAAA GTATGACTACAGGTTTGGAGAAAAAACGTGATGAAGAACAGAAAG gCACAGGTTCGGAAGAAAAACGAAATGAGGAATCGAAAA ataCGACTACAAGTTTGGAAGGAAAACGCAATGAAGAACGGAAAA GTACGGCCACAGGTTCGGAAGAAAAACGTAATCAAGAACTGAAAA gtacgACTACAAGTTTGGAAGAAAAACGTAATGAAGAATCAAAAA GAACACGTCCGGAAGAATCGAAAA gtAAGAGATCACCTTTCAAGGAGAAACATGAAGATCCAATGAAAG ATTCAAAGAAAAAACTTCATGAAGAATCGAAAG AAACGACTACAGGTTTAGAAGAAAAACGTAATGAGGAACAAAAAG GTCCGGAGGAAAAACCTAAAGAAGAATCGAAAG gtACGACTTCAGGTTCGAAGGAAAAACGTAATGATGAACCGAAAG ATGCAACGGCAAGTTCAGAAGACAAACGGAATAAAAAACTGAAAG gtaGGACAACACTTTGGGACAAATTTAAAGATGCAATGGAAG GTAAATCCGATGTCGGTAATAAGACATTAACGAGATGGCGAGAATTGCCGCCGAGACACTACATAGTAAAAATCAAGTCATTCTGGTCACTTATCAAAAGCCTTGAAAAAAATAAACTCAAGAATTATAAATCAGATGAGTTTGAAGCCAGTGGCTTTACGTG GCATTTACTACTATACCTCAGTGTCGAGAAGGAAAGTCCACATGTCTCTCTCGGCTTGGAATTTGTGAGCTCTAAAAAATTGGACGAGGAGATTAAAGCTGTTGTGATCTTTTTCCTACATGATCAACTTAACAACAGATATTTGAGCATTCAAG ATACCGACGTGAAGCGATTTAATGGGAAGAACAAGGAATTGAAACTTTCTCAAATAGTTCCTCCGGGATGCTTCGAAAACCCTTTGAACGGATATCTAGTGAAAGATGAATGTGCGTTTGGAGTGGAGGTTTTTGTTTTGAAAGACGAAAGCAAAACTAGGGCTTCTTTCCGAACCCTGATGAAAGAAAGCAAGAAAGTCTACACATGGAATGTGAACAGACTTTTTCTTTTGGAGACAACAAGAGGCGTATATTCAAAACCATTCACTTTTCGATCTAATTTGGAAGAAGTCTACAAATG gaGATTACATCTATACAAAGGAATTGATGAAATGAACAACAGATACATGTCCATTTCCCTATGCCTGCTACAAAAGGGAAACCAAACCGAATTTCCTTTGGGATGGAAAATGCACCTTGAATTCAAGCTTTCTCTAACCAATCGTGATGTCAAAAAATTATCACGATCAG